One window of the Allorhizobium ampelinum S4 genome contains the following:
- a CDS encoding jacalin-like lectin, which produces MNIEVSSVKATAPTTLFQGYNSVLGQGLSTAVQGKSATTGASSEVICSVSTTIEELAKSLSIDQSLSVGFGPVGGADEKMEFMASLKVTTYSVSVTVYARHGTGGTSFTDVSFEQGISIPTDDASANQFVRAYGDSFVSSVQTGGEYMAVYTFYSQTREEQASLVTSLKANGIFDGVSVGGSLQTAMTNFLKVTTVNYAFRQKVTGLLNPALPLPSDFVAFAVKFPSIPIDAPVVTSISSTGYEAVPNAGNAFDKVSANRNYFTGGSIDSGLTGSLTTITQALNQMNWISNIYNFYGGFSDQTLITNTSTATSDINAIKTQMSAFGTAAAGNFPALNLPSLKNGTPTLKFNVQTSSYWGGDGGSPFDDIDISTYISRKTRVSAIGLRTGNRTDQLRTSYIDDTGQFSTKTHGGGGGSDRGTLQILEGQFITRISGRSGNRLDQVQFQISDGRGIGGGGGGGSAFDWSPPSGSFVMGFSGRSGNEVDRLQVYYGKFKPASWII; this is translated from the coding sequence ATGAATATTGAAGTTTCCAGCGTCAAAGCCACTGCGCCCACGACACTGTTTCAGGGATATAACAGTGTCCTCGGGCAAGGCCTTTCCACGGCTGTTCAAGGCAAATCGGCCACAACCGGTGCCAGCAGCGAAGTCATCTGCTCGGTCAGCACCACAATCGAAGAATTGGCAAAATCGCTGTCGATTGATCAGTCACTTTCAGTGGGCTTTGGTCCGGTGGGCGGTGCCGACGAAAAAATGGAGTTCATGGCGTCACTCAAGGTGACCACCTACAGCGTATCGGTCACCGTCTATGCTCGGCACGGAACTGGCGGGACCAGCTTCACCGACGTGTCCTTCGAACAAGGTATCAGCATTCCGACAGACGATGCTTCGGCAAACCAATTTGTCCGCGCGTATGGCGATTCCTTCGTGTCGAGTGTCCAAACCGGCGGTGAATACATGGCGGTTTACACTTTCTACTCTCAAACCCGGGAAGAGCAGGCCTCACTCGTCACCAGCCTGAAGGCAAACGGTATCTTCGATGGCGTTTCGGTTGGCGGCAGCCTGCAAACCGCTATGACCAACTTCCTCAAAGTCACAACGGTTAACTATGCCTTCCGCCAGAAGGTCACTGGGTTGCTCAATCCAGCACTGCCACTGCCCAGCGATTTCGTAGCCTTTGCCGTCAAATTCCCATCCATTCCCATCGATGCGCCGGTGGTGACATCTATTTCCAGTACCGGATATGAAGCCGTGCCCAACGCTGGGAACGCCTTCGATAAGGTGAGCGCCAATCGCAACTACTTTACGGGCGGGAGCATTGATTCAGGCCTGACCGGTAGCCTCACGACGATTACACAAGCTTTGAACCAGATGAACTGGATCTCAAATATTTACAATTTTTACGGCGGCTTTAGCGATCAGACATTGATCACGAATACGAGTACCGCTACCAGCGATATCAATGCCATCAAAACGCAGATGAGCGCTTTCGGGACGGCGGCGGCTGGAAACTTTCCTGCTCTAAACCTCCCCTCACTCAAGAATGGCACACCGACGCTCAAATTCAATGTACAAACCAGCAGTTATTGGGGCGGCGACGGCGGCAGCCCGTTCGATGATATCGACATTAGCACCTATATTTCGCGGAAAACCCGAGTGAGCGCAATCGGCCTGCGCACAGGCAACCGCACGGACCAACTGCGCACGTCCTATATCGACGACACCGGACAATTTTCCACGAAGACCCATGGCGGCGGTGGTGGCAGCGACCGCGGAACCCTTCAGATCCTTGAGGGGCAGTTCATAACGCGGATATCGGGACGATCAGGCAACCGGCTCGACCAAGTTCAGTTCCAGATCAGCGACGGTCGCGGCATTGGCGGCGGCGGCGGCGGCGGCAGCGCATTTGATTGGTCACCCCCGAGCGGCAGCTTTGTCATGGGCTTCTCAGGTCGCTCCGGTAATGAAGTCGACCGCCTTCAGGTTTATTACGGGAAATTCAAACCTGCGAGCTGGATTATCTGA
- a CDS encoding SufE family protein → MTPIDQIIDDFAYLDDWEDRYRYVIELGKALPDLPEEQRIAENKVKGCASQVWLVTKAGEGSDPILTFEGDSDAHIVKGLVAIVLSAYSGKTASEVAGFNALDLFGKLGLIEHLSAQRANGLRSMVERIRGEAVARLGG, encoded by the coding sequence ATGACGCCCATCGACCAGATTATCGACGACTTCGCCTATCTCGACGATTGGGAAGACCGCTACCGCTACGTGATCGAACTGGGCAAGGCCCTGCCGGACCTGCCGGAAGAACAGCGTATCGCTGAAAACAAGGTCAAGGGCTGCGCCAGCCAGGTCTGGCTGGTGACGAAGGCGGGCGAAGGTTCTGACCCGATCCTGACGTTCGAAGGCGATTCCGATGCCCATATCGTCAAGGGCCTGGTCGCCATCGTGCTATCAGCCTATTCCGGCAAGACCGCCTCAGAAGTCGCAGGCTTTAACGCCCTCGACCTGTTCGGCAAGCTCGGCCTGATCGAACACCTCTCCGCCCAACGCGCCAACGGCCTGCGCTCAATGGTGGAGCGGATCAGGGGCGAGGCTGTGGCGCGACTTGGGGGCTGA
- a CDS encoding DUF5330 domain-containing protein — MWFLIKGAFWFTLVLVALSYLGGAPRDGSASAPQFELANAVSAASGAYDYVSGLCGEKPDVCIKGGQTLQAIGIRAREGALVAYQLLNRQFGTGEDHQAISVEAAPAHGSVKEAAIATPAAASEDHMVTGTVSAAGNGVPLTITVPRPRPKPAG; from the coding sequence ATGTGGTTTCTGATCAAGGGAGCATTCTGGTTTACGCTGGTATTGGTCGCCCTGTCCTATCTGGGCGGCGCGCCGCGTGACGGTTCGGCATCTGCACCGCAATTCGAGCTGGCAAACGCCGTTTCGGCCGCATCCGGCGCCTATGATTACGTTTCCGGCCTCTGCGGCGAAAAGCCCGATGTCTGCATAAAGGGTGGCCAGACACTTCAGGCCATCGGAATCCGGGCGCGTGAAGGCGCGCTGGTCGCTTATCAATTGCTTAACCGTCAGTTCGGCACCGGAGAGGATCATCAGGCCATCAGCGTCGAGGCGGCGCCGGCCCATGGCAGCGTCAAGGAAGCGGCTATCGCCACCCCTGCTGCTGCCAGCGAAGACCATATGGTCACCGGTACGGTCTCTGCTGCTGGCAATGGCGTGCCGCTGACCATCACCGTTCCGAGACCAAGACCGAAACCCGCAGGTTGA
- a CDS encoding ATP-binding protein — protein sequence MLVLSKIADRAKTLLDEAVTLVVTRIGAEASPSRAEVAAARCVVLACLPALVLVPLTLSFFQGVAVALPLGVAIVAGLFLIAVVAALWLARLSSRQPAIRHSLDTSASIDLSLFPGMVFTLDAQARVETVGGRDARDFLPFLRNPLGRPFIDQVHVTDRIAFVRAFDALRQGEDIGRVKLRLARPTNAHSEGSNGENLHGEITSDEAADGTLMAVGLDMAVRRDERGGIAGIFVQMLDCREQQQMAQRLVKLDADLQTANEAKSRFLAAVSHELRTPLNAILGFSDILMGDYFGRMEDERHREYVRLIRQSGGHLLSVVNTMLDMCRIEAGRYELLVEPFSLSQAIHDCENMLALQAQEKGVKLTSRIGRDVSELTADPRAVRQILINLVGNAIKFTEPGGVVTVDAARFGKDLVISVSDTGIGIAQDRILLLGQPFVQVDSDYNRKFDGVGLGLSLVKGLVALHGGTFLLTSREGEGTVVSITLPIDGSGIARVQSTGESRQIEFPPRLPVSERQPGRERLDGSKSEILGSDRAGLAQSSRQHQMDEVCFEEGAGQTHEQQGSGQPGQRMGQQKDVNDDAKAKIA from the coding sequence GTGTTGGTATTGAGTAAAATCGCTGATCGGGCAAAGACCCTTCTCGACGAAGCCGTGACCCTGGTGGTGACGCGCATCGGCGCGGAAGCCTCGCCGTCTCGCGCCGAAGTTGCGGCGGCACGTTGCGTGGTCCTGGCCTGCTTGCCCGCTCTGGTCCTCGTGCCGCTCACCCTGTCCTTCTTTCAAGGTGTCGCCGTGGCCCTGCCGCTTGGCGTTGCCATTGTTGCCGGCCTGTTTCTGATCGCCGTGGTCGCCGCCCTGTGGCTGGCGCGCCTGTCTTCTCGCCAGCCGGCTATCCGCCATTCCCTCGACACGAGTGCTTCCATCGATCTGTCGCTGTTTCCCGGCATGGTTTTCACCCTGGATGCCCAGGCGCGGGTAGAAACCGTCGGCGGGCGCGATGCCCGCGACTTCCTGCCTTTCCTGCGCAATCCGCTCGGCCGTCCCTTCATCGATCAGGTGCATGTTACCGACCGTATCGCCTTTGTGCGTGCCTTTGACGCCCTGCGCCAGGGCGAGGATATCGGTCGTGTGAAGCTGCGGCTTGCCCGCCCCACCAATGCCCATTCTGAAGGCTCTAACGGCGAAAACCTGCATGGCGAAATCACGAGCGACGAGGCTGCCGATGGCACGCTGATGGCGGTTGGGCTTGACATGGCCGTGCGCCGCGACGAGCGCGGTGGCATTGCCGGGATTTTCGTGCAGATGCTGGATTGCCGCGAGCAACAGCAGATGGCGCAGCGGCTGGTCAAGCTCGATGCCGATTTGCAGACGGCCAATGAAGCCAAATCTCGCTTTCTCGCTGCCGTCAGCCATGAATTGCGCACGCCGCTGAATGCCATACTCGGTTTTTCCGATATTCTGATGGGCGATTATTTCGGCCGGATGGAAGATGAACGTCACCGGGAATATGTGCGGTTGATCCGCCAATCCGGCGGCCATCTTCTGTCGGTCGTCAATACCATGCTCGATATGTGCCGCATCGAGGCCGGGCGCTACGAATTGCTGGTGGAGCCGTTCTCGCTTTCGCAGGCCATTCACGATTGTGAAAACATGCTGGCCTTGCAGGCGCAGGAAAAAGGCGTGAAGCTCACCAGCCGCATTGGCCGCGATGTGAGCGAGCTGACCGCCGATCCGCGCGCCGTGCGTCAGATCCTGATCAATCTTGTTGGTAACGCCATTAAATTCACCGAGCCGGGTGGTGTTGTCACCGTGGATGCGGCACGTTTCGGCAAGGATCTGGTGATCTCTGTCAGCGATACGGGTATCGGTATCGCCCAGGATCGCATCCTTCTGCTTGGCCAGCCTTTCGTTCAGGTCGACAGTGATTATAACAGGAAATTCGACGGCGTCGGCCTGGGCCTGTCGCTGGTCAAGGGGCTGGTTGCCCTGCATGGTGGCACATTCCTGTTGACGAGCCGTGAGGGGGAGGGGACGGTGGTTTCCATCACCCTGCCAATCGACGGATCGGGCATTGCCCGGGTTCAATCCACAGGCGAAAGCCGTCAGATCGAATTTCCGCCACGCTTGCCCGTCAGTGAAAGGCAGCCTGGTCGCGAGAGGCTCGATGGCTCAAAAAGCGAGATCTTGGGGAGCGACAGGGCGGGGCTTGCCCAATCGTCGCGGCAGCACCAGATGGATGAGGTCTGTTTTGAAGAGGGTGCGGGACAAACGCATGAGCAGCAGGGTAGCGGGCAGCCGGGCCAAAGGATGGGCCAGCAAAAGGATGTGAATGACGACGCGAAAGCGAAAATCGCCTGA
- a CDS encoding peptidoglycan-binding domain-containing protein encodes MMAARASMRLCARNPARFTSTVGFVVVMGFVAANAFWYQPGRHPSPFLRTRDPHDFTAMLGLNSNHSLKPDPDDVTTFRIQRQTAENTPVSPALGTGGSATGVVPASDTGTDPLTASIQAQLIRLGLYDGAADGKRGPRTDAAISAYQRRIGMSVTGAPSDDLLAAMSVDQKSPASADPKGSADPKGNAPLVRPMERPVQVTATADDAIDPVAAAIRNAEKTVTTAQSAPVRPAPARLPTATPVSTAAVSSGKPQSGTRANAPVPQAPVAATSLASTGGDDAIATGASGEASLIMDIQRGLINIAYTDISVDGVAGDKTKAAIRHFERHYRLPETGEPNMAVLKKLKSIGAL; translated from the coding sequence ATGATGGCCGCTCGAGCGTCCATGCGCCTCTGTGCGCGCAATCCAGCCCGGTTCACCAGCACGGTCGGCTTTGTCGTGGTCATGGGTTTCGTTGCGGCCAATGCGTTCTGGTATCAGCCGGGACGGCATCCGTCTCCCTTCCTGCGCACCCGCGATCCGCATGATTTCACCGCCATGCTGGGATTGAACAGCAACCATTCCCTGAAACCCGACCCTGATGATGTCACCACGTTCCGTATCCAGCGCCAGACGGCGGAAAACACCCCTGTCAGCCCAGCGCTCGGCACCGGTGGTTCAGCAACAGGTGTGGTGCCGGCCTCGGATACCGGTACCGATCCCCTGACTGCCAGCATTCAGGCGCAGCTCATTCGGCTGGGGCTTTACGATGGCGCCGCCGATGGCAAACGTGGACCCCGAACCGATGCGGCAATCAGCGCTTATCAGCGGCGGATCGGCATGTCCGTTACCGGCGCGCCCAGCGATGACCTGCTGGCGGCGATGAGCGTCGATCAGAAATCACCCGCCAGTGCTGACCCCAAAGGGAGTGCTGACCCCAAGGGGAATGCGCCCCTAGTGCGCCCTATGGAACGGCCAGTTCAAGTCACGGCGACAGCGGATGATGCCATCGATCCCGTGGCCGCAGCCATTCGCAATGCGGAAAAGACCGTCACCACCGCGCAGTCCGCGCCTGTGCGGCCCGCGCCCGCCCGGTTGCCCACGGCAACCCCCGTGTCGACCGCCGCCGTTTCTTCCGGCAAACCCCAGTCCGGCACAAGGGCAAATGCGCCGGTGCCGCAAGCGCCCGTTGCCGCCACCAGCCTTGCCTCGACCGGTGGCGATGATGCCATCGCGACCGGTGCAAGCGGGGAAGCAAGCCTGATCATGGATATCCAGCGCGGCCTTATCAATATCGCTTATACCGATATCAGCGTCGATGGGGTGGCTGGCGACAAGACCAAGGCTGCCATTCGCCACTTCGAGCGCCATTACAGGCTGCCGGAAACCGGTGAGCCGAATATGGCGGTGCTGAAAAAGCTGAAATCCATCGGCGCTTTGTAA
- a CDS encoding alpha/beta hydrolase, with protein MPTLGWRRNGKREHARSPLNRGYALAPSPSACRPARSSPAFAAAFPLLIVLVLGGCAGRPESVLKPVPVASDASQVNMLVFTTRQAADDPGILYSGDRGTAISVNNVVVSIPPERNRKVGEVQWPSRVPPNPEHDFAVLKADKVPTESEALHWFNATRNKKRQAVIFVHGFNNTYSDAVFRFAQIIHDSGTDASPILFTWPSRGSVFDYLYDKESTTYSRRALEDLILQAAKNPNVGDVTIISHSMGAWLTMEALRGVAMRTGGVPTKVNNVILASPDIDVDVFRRQLIEMGTKRPHFTIFTSNKDKALFVSRWLSGGVSRVGGMSQADLQPLAADMKVLGITAIDTSSVDSHDPLGHTAFADSPEIIRNLGKNIAGQSMEGGQTTLGDRVGLVAIGTANLAGSAARTVVTAPMAVISSDARQSLKQEFSSGQKPLINGKIAY; from the coding sequence ATGCCGACCCTCGGCTGGCGCAGGAACGGGAAGCGGGAACACGCCCGCTCTCCCTTGAACCGTGGATATGCCCTCGCGCCTTCGCCATCGGCATGCAGGCCGGCAAGGTCCAGTCCTGCTTTTGCCGCCGCGTTCCCCTTACTCATTGTTCTCGTGCTGGGTGGCTGCGCGGGCCGGCCAGAAAGCGTGCTGAAGCCCGTTCCCGTGGCCAGCGATGCCAGCCAGGTCAATATGCTGGTGTTTACCACCCGCCAAGCGGCGGATGATCCCGGTATCCTCTATTCCGGCGATCGCGGCACAGCGATCTCAGTGAATAATGTGGTCGTTTCCATCCCCCCGGAGCGCAATCGCAAGGTGGGTGAAGTGCAGTGGCCTTCCCGTGTGCCCCCCAACCCGGAACATGATTTCGCGGTGCTGAAGGCCGATAAAGTCCCAACGGAATCCGAGGCTTTGCATTGGTTCAACGCGACCCGGAACAAGAAACGCCAGGCCGTGATCTTCGTGCATGGCTTTAACAATACGTATTCGGATGCGGTTTTCCGCTTTGCCCAGATCATCCATGATTCCGGCACGGACGCATCCCCGATCCTGTTCACATGGCCGTCACGCGGCAGTGTGTTCGACTATCTCTACGACAAGGAAAGCACCACCTATTCCCGGCGGGCGCTGGAAGACCTGATCCTGCAAGCCGCGAAGAACCCTAATGTCGGCGATGTGACGATTATTTCCCATTCCATGGGCGCATGGTTGACCATGGAAGCGTTGCGCGGCGTGGCGATGCGCACTGGTGGGGTTCCAACCAAGGTCAACAACGTCATCCTGGCCTCGCCGGATATCGATGTCGATGTGTTTCGTCGCCAGTTAATCGAAATGGGCACGAAGCGGCCGCATTTCACCATCTTCACCTCCAACAAGGACAAGGCGCTGTTCGTGTCGCGGTGGCTGTCGGGCGGCGTCAGCCGGGTCGGCGGCATGAGCCAGGCCGATCTACAACCGCTGGCCGCCGACATGAAAGTGCTCGGCATCACCGCCATCGACACCAGCAGCGTCGATAGCCATGACCCGCTCGGCCACACGGCCTTTGCCGACAGTCCGGAGATCATCCGCAATCTGGGCAAGAACATCGCTGGCCAATCCATGGAAGGCGGCCAAACCACTTTGGGCGATCGGGTCGGGCTGGTGGCGATCGGCACAGCCAATCTGGCCGGTTCGGCGGCCCGTACCGTTGTCACGGCTCCCATGGCGGTGATCAGCAGCGATGCGCGTCAATCGCTCAAGCAAGAATTTTCGTCGGGGCAGAAACCGCTGATCAACGGGAAAATCGCCTATTAG
- a CDS encoding efflux RND transporter permease subunit → MKKFNLSDWALEHRSLVWYFMMVFSLAGVLAYIGLGREEDPSFTIKTMVIQAQWPGASAQEVTQQITDRIEKKLQELESLDYTRSITTAGQTIVFVNLLDTTKARDVPATWLRVRNMVQDVQGDFPSGVVGPFYNDRFGDVYGNIYAFTSDGLTHRQLRDLVESARTKLLTVPNIGKVDIVGTQDEAIYLEFSTRKIAALGIDQSAIIATLQAQNAVTQSGFIDAGPERIALRVGGRFISEDSLRSINLKVNDRFFPLTDVATISRGYADPPTSMFRVNGKPAIGLAIGMKAGANLVNFGKALDKTMAGVIQDLPVGVSVDRVADQPAVVEEAVSSFTHALFEAIVIVLAISFISLGLRAGLVVAISIPLVLAITFLFMQYAGISLQRISLGALIIALGLLVDDAMIAVEMMVARLEVGDSLRKAATHVYTSTAFPMLTGTLVTVASFIPVGLNNSNAGEFTFSLFVVIAVSLVVSWVVAVLFTPLLGVTMLPKTMKKHADHKGWFARLFASMLHFCLRWRWLTIVATIGAFALSLYGMTHVQQQFFPSSDRPELIVDWNLPQNSSIDETNRQMAKFEQEQLANNPDIDHWSTYVGRGAPRFILSFDVQPDDITFGQMIIVTKGLDVRDKLRQEFQAYLSQTFPGTDAYVKLLDIGPPVGKPVQYRVSGPDIQKVRDYAGKLAAIVGTHPLLTNIAFNWYEPARVLKVDVLQDKARQLGVTSEDIAQTLNRVVEGSTVTKVRDDIYLIDVVSRAEKKDRGSVETLVDLQLPSSNGQSIPLSSVATFHYELEQPTIWRRDRMPTITIEAAVNGPTQPATIVNALSGKVTEFAKTLPAGYAVNIGGAVEESSKSQGPIVQVAPLMLFIMATLLMIQLQSFHRLFLVFSVAPLALVGVVIALLTSNAPLGFVALLGVLALIGILIRNSVILVVQIEDLRKSGVAAFAAVVEATEHRMRPIMLTAAAATLALIPISRQIFWGPMAFAMMGGIVVGTVLTLLFLPALYITWFRIKPEKNPTHDKHVPDAHAPDNNAIGAEK, encoded by the coding sequence GTGAAGAAATTTAACCTGTCGGACTGGGCGCTCGAACATCGTTCCCTCGTCTGGTATTTCATGATGGTGTTTTCGCTGGCCGGCGTGCTCGCTTATATCGGCCTTGGGCGTGAGGAAGACCCGTCCTTCACCATCAAGACCATGGTGATTCAGGCCCAATGGCCCGGCGCCTCCGCCCAGGAGGTCACCCAGCAGATCACCGACCGGATCGAGAAGAAGCTGCAGGAACTGGAATCGCTCGACTATACTAGGTCGATCACCACGGCGGGCCAGACCATCGTCTTCGTCAACCTGCTGGATACCACCAAGGCCCGCGACGTGCCCGCCACATGGCTGCGCGTGCGCAACATGGTCCAGGATGTCCAGGGGGACTTTCCCTCCGGCGTCGTCGGGCCGTTTTACAACGACCGTTTCGGCGACGTTTACGGCAATATCTACGCCTTCACCAGCGATGGCCTGACCCATCGGCAATTGCGCGACCTGGTCGAGAGCGCCCGCACCAAGCTGCTGACCGTTCCCAATATCGGCAAGGTCGACATTGTCGGCACGCAGGACGAGGCGATCTACCTCGAATTTTCCACCCGCAAGATTGCTGCCCTCGGCATCGACCAATCGGCGATCATCGCCACGCTTCAGGCCCAGAATGCCGTCACCCAGTCAGGCTTCATCGATGCCGGGCCGGAGCGGATCGCGCTTCGCGTCGGCGGGCGCTTTATTTCGGAAGACAGCCTGCGGTCGATCAATCTCAAGGTCAACGACCGGTTCTTTCCGCTGACCGATGTCGCCACCATTAGCCGTGGCTATGCCGATCCACCGACCAGCATGTTCCGGGTCAATGGCAAGCCGGCAATCGGTCTTGCGATCGGCATGAAGGCTGGTGCCAATCTGGTGAATTTCGGCAAGGCGCTGGACAAGACCATGGCCGGCGTCATCCAGGACCTGCCGGTCGGCGTGTCCGTCGATCGGGTCGCCGATCAGCCGGCGGTGGTGGAGGAAGCGGTTTCCAGCTTCACCCATGCGCTGTTCGAGGCAATCGTCATCGTGCTGGCCATCAGCTTCATCAGCCTTGGCCTGCGCGCCGGACTGGTGGTGGCGATCTCGATCCCGCTGGTTTTGGCGATCACCTTCCTGTTCATGCAATATGCCGGCATATCGCTGCAACGCATCTCGCTCGGCGCCTTGATCATCGCGCTCGGGCTTCTGGTCGACGATGCGATGATTGCCGTGGAAATGATGGTGGCACGGCTGGAAGTGGGCGACAGCCTGCGCAAGGCCGCCACCCATGTCTATACCTCGACCGCCTTTCCAATGCTGACGGGAACGCTCGTCACCGTCGCCAGCTTCATCCCGGTCGGGTTGAACAACAGCAATGCGGGCGAATTCACCTTCTCGCTGTTCGTCGTTATCGCCGTGTCACTGGTGGTGTCCTGGGTGGTGGCTGTGCTGTTCACGCCACTTCTGGGCGTCACCATGCTGCCGAAGACCATGAAGAAGCATGCCGACCACAAGGGCTGGTTTGCCCGGCTGTTTGCCAGCATGCTCCACTTTTGCCTGCGCTGGCGCTGGCTGACCATCGTTGCAACGATCGGCGCCTTCGCCCTGTCGCTCTATGGCATGACCCATGTGCAGCAGCAATTCTTCCCCAGCTCCGACCGCCCGGAACTGATCGTCGACTGGAACCTGCCGCAAAACAGCTCCATCGACGAAACCAACCGGCAGATGGCCAAGTTTGAACAGGAGCAATTGGCCAACAACCCTGATATCGACCATTGGTCGACCTATGTCGGTCGCGGTGCACCGCGCTTCATCCTGTCGTTCGATGTGCAGCCTGATGATATCACCTTCGGCCAGATGATCATCGTCACCAAAGGGCTGGACGTGCGCGACAAGCTGCGCCAAGAGTTCCAGGCCTATCTCAGCCAAACCTTCCCCGGCACCGATGCCTATGTGAAGCTGCTGGATATCGGACCTCCGGTCGGCAAGCCGGTGCAATACCGCGTATCCGGTCCCGACATCCAGAAGGTGCGCGATTATGCTGGCAAACTGGCCGCCATTGTCGGCACCCACCCGCTACTCACCAATATCGCCTTCAACTGGTATGAGCCGGCCCGCGTGCTGAAGGTAGATGTGTTGCAGGACAAGGCCCGCCAACTGGGTGTCACCTCCGAAGACATCGCCCAGACCCTCAACAGAGTGGTCGAAGGATCGACGGTCACCAAGGTCAGGGACGACATCTACCTGATTGATGTCGTCAGCCGTGCCGAAAAGAAGGATCGCGGTTCCGTCGAAACCTTGGTCGACCTGCAATTGCCAAGCAGCAACGGTCAGTCTATCCCGCTGTCGTCGGTCGCCACCTTCCATTACGAACTGGAGCAGCCGACCATCTGGCGGCGCGACCGCATGCCTACAATCACCATCGAAGCCGCCGTCAACGGCCCCACCCAGCCCGCGACCATCGTCAACGCGCTGAGCGGCAAGGTCACCGAGTTCGCCAAGACGCTTCCGGCAGGCTATGCCGTCAATATCGGCGGCGCCGTCGAGGAGAGCAGCAAGTCGCAAGGGCCGATCGTCCAGGTCGCACCCCTGATGCTGTTCATCATGGCAACGCTGCTGATGATCCAGTTGCAGAGCTTCCACCGGCTGTTCCTGGTGTTTTCCGTCGCGCCGCTGGCGCTGGTCGGCGTGGTGATCGCGCTTCTCACCAGCAACGCGCCTCTTGGCTTCGTGGCGCTGCTCGGCGTGCTCGCGCTGATCGGCATCCTGATCCGAAACTCTGTCATCCTGGTGGTGCAGATCGAGGATCTGCGAAAATCGGGCGTTGCGGCCTTTGCGGCGGTGGTCGAGGCCACCGAACACCGAATGCGCCCGATCATGCTGACTGCCGCCGCTGCCACGCTGGCGCTGATCCCGATCTCGCGGCAGATCTTCTGGGGACCGATGGCCTTTGCCATGATGGGCGGCATCGTCGTCGGAACGGTGCTGACCCTGCTGTTCCTGCCCGCGCTGTACATCACCTGGTTCCGGATCAAACCGGAGAAAAACCCGACGCACGACAAGCACGTCCCCGATGCCCATGCTCCCGATAACAATGCTATCGGAGCTGAGAAATAG
- a CDS encoding efflux RND transporter periplasmic adaptor subunit, with translation MRLYRPIITLPFLLALALAAGCSQEDDQQAAGPRPVRSMTVKAERLSGVSFAGVVQARVETDLAFRTLGRVILRKAEVGDLVHKGDVVAEIDPLALQFAVNSAEADLRNAQAAFENAQITEKRRRTLATINAGSVADFEVAEQGLKSAQASLDQANAKLDKAREQLGYARLQAEFDGVVTSVSVEVGQTVTAGQTVMKVARLDQRDVIVDVPEGRIGALKEGTKFNVALQLDPTKQAIGTLREIGPEADAETRTHRLKIAINDAPEVFRLGAVVTATASRDEEDGVILLPLTAILKKDGATGVWVIDRANASVALRKVVLDDATTDGNRVKVLSGLKEGEQVAVAGANQLAEGQKIKTDEEPRP, from the coding sequence ATGCGCCTCTACCGTCCAATCATCACCCTTCCCTTTCTGCTTGCCCTGGCGCTTGCCGCCGGTTGCAGCCAGGAGGACGACCAGCAGGCCGCCGGGCCACGTCCTGTCCGCTCGATGACCGTCAAGGCCGAGCGCCTGTCGGGGGTCAGCTTTGCCGGTGTCGTCCAGGCGCGGGTCGAAACCGATCTTGCCTTCCGCACGCTCGGCCGAGTGATCCTGCGCAAGGCCGAAGTCGGCGATCTCGTCCACAAGGGCGACGTGGTTGCCGAAATCGATCCGCTGGCGCTGCAATTTGCCGTCAACAGCGCCGAGGCCGACCTGCGCAATGCCCAGGCGGCCTTTGAGAATGCGCAGATTACCGAAAAGCGCCGGCGCACACTCGCCACCATCAATGCCGGCAGCGTCGCCGATTTCGAAGTGGCCGAACAGGGCCTGAAATCGGCCCAGGCAAGTCTCGACCAGGCAAATGCCAAGCTGGACAAGGCCCGCGAGCAATTGGGGTATGCGCGGCTTCAGGCGGAATTCGACGGCGTCGTCACGTCAGTGTCCGTCGAAGTCGGCCAGACAGTGACCGCCGGGCAGACGGTGATGAAAGTCGCGCGGCTGGACCAGCGTGACGTGATCGTCGATGTCCCGGAAGGACGGATCGGCGCGCTGAAGGAAGGCACGAAGTTCAACGTGGCGCTACAGCTCGATCCCACCAAGCAGGCCATCGGCACGCTGCGCGAAATCGGCCCCGAAGCCGATGCGGAAACCCGCACCCACCGGCTGAAGATCGCCATCAACGACGCCCCCGAGGTCTTTCGTCTCGGCGCCGTGGTGACCGCGACCGCAAGCCGTGATGAAGAGGACGGCGTCATCCTGCTGCCGTTGACCGCCATCCTCAAAAAAGACGGCGCAACCGGTGTCTGGGTGATCGATCGGGCCAATGCCTCGGTCGCCCTGCGCAAGGTTGTCCTTGATGACGCCACCACCGATGGCAACCGGGTGAAGGTCCTGTCCGGCTTGAAGGAAGGCGAGCAGGTTGCCGTCGCCGGCGCCAATCAGCTTGCCGAGGGACAAAAGATCAAGACCGATGAGGAGCCGCGCCCGTGA